A stretch of Pseudodesulfovibrio sp. JC047 DNA encodes these proteins:
- a CDS encoding lytic transglycosylase domain-containing protein — protein sequence MKVFKYGYWLVMTVCIAGFAAGCTANKSPQATLPVQEVFFESQVPEDAEELEPEIIATPEGVEDHLSQTEQAVLNQRFGLLFDLEQHESKDVELFFTFYTHKARKTMVRWLKRSQPYLPYVRRVFTQYGLPQDLVLLPFVESGYNVSAYSWAGAGGMWQFMRGTGRIYGLQSDWWIDERRDPYKATDAAARHLKHLYEKFGDWYLVLAAYNAGEGKISRALKQAKCDTFFELTERNRKLSRRTRLKKETKQYVPKFIAISKIFQNLDSLGFEPVSWEMEEEVVPVKIPGGTDLLALAREGGMSWKEFHAHNPAFRRQVSPPHIKATAYLPMKKADTMMAYLADPGSRPYAGYSRYRVRSGDSWWRISRRYGVPIAVLKNVNNTRSNRLKPGQYVMVPAKGSKKSVTASSSKTRAIAVKRGNYVVRSGDTLWSISQVFGTTVNTLKRSNGLRSSRLKIGQKLYIPNSSNAATKQAVKNAGKVKTQLVKYKVRRGDNLTSISQKFGVKVSDLRRWNSLNSRGTIYAGQRLKVYVQ from the coding sequence TTGAAAGTTTTCAAATATGGATATTGGCTTGTGATGACGGTGTGTATTGCAGGCTTTGCGGCGGGCTGTACAGCCAACAAATCGCCTCAGGCCACCTTGCCTGTGCAGGAAGTGTTTTTCGAGAGCCAAGTTCCGGAGGATGCCGAGGAACTGGAACCGGAAATCATTGCCACCCCCGAAGGCGTGGAAGACCACCTGAGTCAGACTGAACAAGCGGTGCTCAATCAACGCTTTGGATTGCTGTTCGACCTTGAACAGCATGAATCCAAAGACGTGGAATTATTCTTTACATTCTACACGCATAAAGCCCGGAAGACCATGGTGCGGTGGCTGAAACGTTCTCAGCCGTATTTGCCGTATGTGCGACGTGTCTTCACCCAGTACGGCCTCCCTCAGGACCTGGTCCTGTTGCCGTTTGTGGAGTCCGGATACAATGTGAGTGCCTATTCCTGGGCCGGAGCTGGCGGGATGTGGCAGTTCATGCGCGGGACTGGTCGAATTTATGGGCTTCAATCGGATTGGTGGATCGATGAACGACGTGATCCATACAAGGCCACTGACGCGGCTGCTCGTCATTTGAAGCATCTTTATGAGAAATTTGGCGACTGGTATCTTGTTCTGGCCGCATATAATGCTGGTGAAGGTAAGATTTCCCGTGCGCTGAAACAGGCCAAATGCGACACCTTTTTCGAATTGACGGAAAGGAATCGTAAATTGTCCCGTCGTACCCGTCTGAAAAAGGAAACCAAGCAATACGTTCCCAAATTTATCGCCATATCGAAAATCTTTCAGAACCTCGATTCTCTGGGGTTCGAGCCTGTTTCCTGGGAAATGGAAGAAGAAGTCGTGCCAGTGAAGATTCCTGGTGGAACCGACCTTTTGGCGTTGGCTCGGGAAGGGGGCATGAGTTGGAAGGAATTTCATGCGCATAACCCGGCGTTTCGGCGTCAGGTCAGCCCACCACACATAAAGGCTACAGCGTATCTGCCCATGAAGAAAGCCGATACGATGATGGCCTATCTGGCGGACCCCGGTTCTCGTCCCTATGCGGGATACAGCCGCTATCGTGTGCGCTCCGGTGATTCCTGGTGGCGTATTTCCCGTCGCTATGGCGTCCCTATCGCCGTGTTGAAAAATGTGAACAATACCCGGTCCAATCGGTTGAAGCCCGGGCAATATGTCATGGTCCCAGCCAAAGGCTCCAAAAAATCCGTGACCGCATCTTCATCCAAGACCCGGGCTATCGCGGTCAAGCGTGGCAATTATGTTGTCCGTTCCGGGGACACCCTGTGGTCCATTTCGCAAGTTTTTGGCACGACCGTGAATACATTGAAACGGTCCAACGGTCTTCGGTCCAGTCGACTTAAGATCGGTCAGAAATTGTATATCCCCAACAGTTCCAACGCAGCGACCAAGCAGGCCGTGAAAAATGCCGGTAAGGTCAAGACCCAATTGGTCAAGTACAAGGTGCGGCGTGGGGACAATCTGACGTCCATTTCCCAAAAATTCGGGGTTAAGGTTTCTGATCTTCGTCGCTGGAATTCCTTGAATTCTCGAGGAACCATCTATGCGGGACAACGCCTCAAGGTGTACGTCCAATAG
- a CDS encoding 30S ribosomal protein S1 yields the protein MEKTTESVEVPEMDMEMNFADALDEYLNSDFGDLDEGTIVSGEVVKIDKDYVLVDVNFKSEGQIPVSEFTEADGTVSIAVGEKVDVFVARKNEAEGTIYLSRDKAKRMQLFDKLEELQEKDGEVVGRIIRRIKGGYTVDLGGVEAFLPGSHVDLRPVPDMDALVNQEFDFKILKINRRRSNVIVSRRVLLEEHRSEQRDKLLGTLEEGQVVEGKVKNITEYGVFIDLGGLDGLLHITDMSWKRIKHPKEMVNLGDDLELKILNFDREGQKVSLGLKQLVPDPWENIAEKYPEESRFTGTITNLADYGAFVELENGVEGLVHISEMSWTRKLRHPSQMVKVGEEVEVIVLGVDPEKKRISLGMKQISPNPWDVVAEKYPEGTVLEGAIKNITEFGVFIGIEEGIDGLIHVSDISWTKKIRHPSEVYKSGDSVQAKVLTVDKENEKFTLGVKQLTEDPWSHVPAKYPVGQKVNGTVTNITDFGLFVEVEEGIEGLVHVSEISRKKIKSPSELFKEGDVIEAKVIHVSADERRLGLSIKQTKEEPSRSGGGKSKSFGGGGIDAGSTLGDLLREKLEEAAGEILNETPQEVAPEAEEVVEAAPEAAPEAVAEEAVVETEAPAEAAAEEEETK from the coding sequence ATGGAAAAAACTACTGAATCTGTTGAAGTCCCCGAAATGGACATGGAAATGAATTTTGCGGATGCTCTTGATGAGTATCTCAATTCCGATTTCGGAGATCTGGACGAAGGCACCATCGTTTCTGGTGAAGTCGTCAAAATCGACAAGGATTATGTGCTCGTTGATGTGAATTTCAAGTCCGAAGGACAAATTCCCGTTTCCGAGTTCACCGAAGCTGATGGAACCGTATCCATCGCAGTCGGTGAAAAGGTTGACGTATTCGTCGCCCGCAAAAACGAAGCCGAAGGCACCATCTACTTGTCCCGTGACAAGGCCAAGCGGATGCAGCTTTTTGATAAACTGGAAGAACTCCAGGAGAAGGACGGCGAAGTCGTCGGTCGCATCATCCGTCGTATCAAGGGTGGTTACACCGTTGATCTCGGTGGCGTTGAGGCTTTCCTGCCCGGTTCTCATGTTGATCTGCGCCCGGTCCCTGACATGGACGCTCTGGTCAACCAGGAATTTGATTTCAAGATTCTCAAGATCAACCGCCGTCGTTCCAACGTCATCGTTTCCCGCCGTGTGCTGCTCGAAGAGCACCGCAGCGAGCAGCGTGACAAGTTGCTCGGCACCCTCGAAGAGGGCCAGGTTGTGGAAGGTAAGGTCAAGAACATCACCGAATACGGTGTCTTCATCGACCTCGGCGGCCTCGACGGTCTGCTCCACATCACTGACATGTCCTGGAAGCGCATCAAGCATCCCAAGGAAATGGTCAACCTGGGCGACGATCTCGAACTGAAGATTTTGAACTTCGACCGTGAAGGTCAGAAGGTCTCTCTCGGACTCAAGCAGCTTGTGCCTGATCCTTGGGAAAATATCGCTGAAAAGTACCCCGAAGAGTCCCGCTTCACCGGCACCATCACCAATCTCGCTGATTACGGCGCATTTGTTGAGCTGGAGAACGGCGTTGAAGGTCTGGTTCACATCTCCGAGATGTCCTGGACCCGCAAGCTCCGTCATCCTTCCCAGATGGTCAAGGTCGGCGAAGAAGTGGAAGTCATCGTGCTCGGCGTGGACCCGGAGAAGAAGCGTATCTCTCTCGGCATGAAGCAGATTTCCCCGAACCCGTGGGATGTCGTGGCTGAGAAGTACCCCGAAGGGACTGTGCTTGAAGGCGCGATCAAGAACATCACCGAATTCGGCGTGTTCATTGGTATTGAAGAAGGCATTGACGGCCTGATCCACGTGTCCGATATCTCTTGGACCAAGAAAATCCGTCACCCTTCGGAAGTCTACAAGTCCGGCGATTCCGTCCAGGCAAAGGTCCTGACCGTCGACAAGGAGAACGAGAAGTTCACCTTGGGCGTGAAGCAGTTGACCGAAGACCCCTGGTCTCATGTTCCTGCCAAGTACCCCGTGGGCCAGAAGGTCAACGGTACCGTCACCAACATTACTGATTTCGGTCTGTTTGTTGAGGTCGAGGAAGGTATTGAAGGTCTGGTTCATGTGTCTGAGATCAGCCGCAAGAAGATCAAGTCCCCCTCCGAGCTGTTCAAGGAAGGCGATGTGATCGAAGCCAAGGTCATCCATGTGTCCGCTGATGAACGCCGTCTCGGCCTGTCCATCAAGCAGACCAAGGAAGAGCCTTCCCGTTCCGGTGGCGGCAAGTCCAAGTCCTTCGGTGGCGGCGGTATCGACGCTGGTTCCACTCTGGGCGACCTGCTCCGCGAGAAGCTTGAAGAAGCTGCTGGCGAGATCCTGAACGAAACGCCTCAAGAAGTTGCTCCTGAAGCCGAGGAAGTTGTGGAAGCCGCTCCCGAAGCCGCTCCCGAAGCCGTTGCTGAAGAGGCTGTTGTGGAAACCGAAGCTCCGGCCGAAGCCGCTGCTGAGGAAGAAGAAACCAAATAA